One Hevea brasiliensis isolate MT/VB/25A 57/8 chromosome 5, ASM3005281v1, whole genome shotgun sequence genomic region harbors:
- the LOC131179990 gene encoding glutathione S-transferase L3-like isoform X2, translating to MAATALDKSVPEILPPVLEPAAEQPPLFDGTIRLYTAYRCPFAQRVWITRNYKGLQDKIKIIPLNLDSRPAWYGEKVYPTNKVPSLEHNGKIIGESLDLIKYLDSNFEGPSLFPDDAAKKEFAEELFAYTDTFNKIVFTSFKGDPAKEAAPAFDYLENALHKFDDAPFLLGQFSLVDIAYIPFVERFHVFLSEVFKYDITAGRPKLAAWIEEINNIAAYKQTKLDPKEIVEIFKKRFLAQ from the exons ATGGCTGCTACTGC TTTGGATAAGAGCGTGCCTGAGATATTGCCTCCAGTGCTGGAACCCGCTGCTGAGCAACCTCCACTATTCGATGGAACCATAag GCTGTATACCGCCTACAGATGTCCATTTGCACAGCGAGTGTGGATCACCAGGAACTATAAG GGTTTACAAGACAAGATCAAGATAATTCCTCTCAACCTTGACAGTAGGCCTGCTTGGTATGGAGAGAAAGTTTACCCCACCAATAAG GTGCCATCTTTGGAACACAACGGCAAAATCATTGGCGAGAGTCTTGATTTGATTAAATACCTTGATAGCAACTTTGAAGGGCCATCTCTTTTCCCTGAT GATGCTGCTAAAAAAGAGTTTGCTGAAGAGTTATTTGCCTACACTGATACTTTCAACAAAATTGTGTTTACTTCATTTAAGGGAGATCCAGCAAAAGAAGCTG CTCCCGCTTTTGATTACTTGGAAAATGCTCTTCATAAATTTGATGATGCGCCATTCTTGCTTGGCCAATTCAGTTTG GTGGATATAGCCTATATTCCCTTTGTTGAAAGATTCCATGTATTTTTATCAGAGGTATTCAAATATGATATCACTGCTGGCAGGCCTAAACTTGCAGCTTGGATTGAG GAGATAAACAATATTGCAGCTTACAAGCAGACAAAATTAGATCCAAAAGAGATTGTTGAAATATTCAAGAAGCGCTTTCTG GCTCAGTAA
- the LOC131179990 gene encoding glutathione S-transferase L3-like isoform X1, with amino-acid sequence MAATALDKSVPEILPPVLEPAAEQPPLFDGTIRLYTAYRCPFAQRVWITRNYKGLQDKIKIIPLNLDSRPAWYGEKVYPTNKVPSLEHNGKIIGESLDLIKYLDSNFEGPSLFPDDAAKKEFAEELFAYTDTFNKIVFTSFKGDPAKEAAPAFDYLENALHKFDDAPFLLGQFSLVDIAYIPFVERFHVFLSEVFKYDITAGRPKLAAWIEEINNIAAYKQTKLDPKEIVEIFKKRFLVSA; translated from the exons ATGGCTGCTACTGC TTTGGATAAGAGCGTGCCTGAGATATTGCCTCCAGTGCTGGAACCCGCTGCTGAGCAACCTCCACTATTCGATGGAACCATAag GCTGTATACCGCCTACAGATGTCCATTTGCACAGCGAGTGTGGATCACCAGGAACTATAAG GGTTTACAAGACAAGATCAAGATAATTCCTCTCAACCTTGACAGTAGGCCTGCTTGGTATGGAGAGAAAGTTTACCCCACCAATAAG GTGCCATCTTTGGAACACAACGGCAAAATCATTGGCGAGAGTCTTGATTTGATTAAATACCTTGATAGCAACTTTGAAGGGCCATCTCTTTTCCCTGAT GATGCTGCTAAAAAAGAGTTTGCTGAAGAGTTATTTGCCTACACTGATACTTTCAACAAAATTGTGTTTACTTCATTTAAGGGAGATCCAGCAAAAGAAGCTG CTCCCGCTTTTGATTACTTGGAAAATGCTCTTCATAAATTTGATGATGCGCCATTCTTGCTTGGCCAATTCAGTTTG GTGGATATAGCCTATATTCCCTTTGTTGAAAGATTCCATGTATTTTTATCAGAGGTATTCAAATATGATATCACTGCTGGCAGGCCTAAACTTGCAGCTTGGATTGAG GAGATAAACAATATTGCAGCTTACAAGCAGACAAAATTAGATCCAAAAGAGATTGTTGAAATATTCAAGAAGCGCTTTCTGGTGAGTGCATAA